In Candidatus Sulfurimonas marisnigri, a single genomic region encodes these proteins:
- a CDS encoding ATP-binding protein, giving the protein MNFKKSVIFILLVGIGAIYFMSNLIVDDRVEALLRQKYINSSETMKNSAKLHTAEKMDATLALAIAISHKEELIKALRENNYKLVDLKSISDMIKKHTKFKTPWFHLVSKDGVSILKSWMERKGEYILGFRRDLAKLMKEPKVTTTISVGKFNMTFKAIVPVYDGQKFIGLFEVITNFDSVAESLKNKNIDFVVLADKRYKKQLTKPYSKLFIEDYYVANSNANKEFLKLVEKIGVDNFIKNKEDYFIHKDEKHLLTNYNLLDIDGNTIGYFLLFKSLESIDTTDISNKKNLLFFILLAIFIVFFGILYYFYNRAYSNKILQLNSELEERVKKEVEENRLKDGLVLQQSKLASMGEMIGAIAHQWRQPLNALSISIQNLEYAYEDNLVDKEYLDKYTSKNLKTINFMSNTIDDFRNFFRVDKEKEGFSVKEAILGTISLQEAQLKNNGISLEVMGDDFIVNGFYNEFQQVILNIISNSKDVLLDNNIKEPEIKIILEDNKILIKDNGPGINKDIINKVFEPYFTTKDKDKGTGMGLYMSKMIIEDNMGGKLLVSNIQKSDLNDCYGVMFTIEMPTKEQREEDEKL; this is encoded by the coding sequence ATGAACTTTAAAAAATCTGTAATATTTATTTTACTAGTTGGCATAGGTGCTATATATTTTATGTCAAATCTCATTGTGGATGACAGAGTAGAAGCTTTACTACGCCAAAAATACATAAATTCTTCAGAAACCATGAAAAATAGTGCGAAACTACATACTGCAGAAAAAATGGATGCAACATTAGCATTGGCGATTGCTATTTCACATAAAGAGGAGCTTATAAAAGCTCTGCGTGAAAATAACTATAAGCTAGTAGATTTAAAAAGCATATCAGATATGATCAAAAAACACACTAAATTTAAAACACCATGGTTTCATCTTGTATCAAAAGATGGAGTAAGTATTCTAAAAAGTTGGATGGAAAGAAAAGGTGAGTATATATTAGGGTTTAGACGAGATTTGGCCAAATTAATGAAAGAACCAAAAGTTACCACTACAATTAGTGTAGGTAAATTTAATATGACCTTTAAAGCTATTGTTCCAGTTTACGATGGACAAAAATTCATAGGCTTATTTGAAGTTATTACTAATTTTGACTCAGTTGCAGAAAGTTTAAAAAATAAAAATATTGACTTTGTTGTTTTAGCAGATAAAAGGTATAAAAAACAACTCACTAAACCATACTCAAAATTATTTATAGAAGACTATTATGTAGCAAATTCAAACGCTAATAAAGAGTTCTTAAAGCTTGTAGAAAAAATAGGCGTAGATAACTTTATAAAAAACAAGGAAGACTATTTTATTCATAAAGATGAAAAACATCTATTAACTAACTATAACCTATTAGACATAGACGGTAATACTATTGGATATTTTTTACTATTTAAATCACTTGAATCAATAGATACCACAGATATATCAAATAAAAAAAATCTCTTGTTTTTTATACTTTTGGCTATCTTTATAGTGTTTTTTGGAATTCTATATTATTTTTATAATAGGGCATATTCTAACAAAATATTACAACTAAACAGCGAATTAGAAGAAAGAGTAAAAAAAGAGGTTGAGGAAAATCGCTTAAAAGATGGGCTTGTTCTTCAGCAGTCAAAATTGGCATCTATGGGTGAGATGATAGGTGCCATTGCTCATCAGTGGAGACAACCGCTAAACGCTTTAAGTATAAGTATACAAAATTTAGAGTACGCCTATGAAGATAATTTAGTTGATAAAGAGTATCTGGATAAATATACAAGTAAAAATCTAAAAACAATAAATTTTATGTCCAATACTATAGATGATTTTAGAAACTTTTTTAGAGTAGATAAAGAGAAAGAAGGTTTTAGCGTAAAAGAGGCTATATTAGGGACTATATCTTTGCAAGAAGCACAATTAAAAAATAATGGAATTAGTTTAGAAGTTATGGGTGATGACTTTATAGTTAATGGATTTTATAATGAGTTTCAGCAGGTTATTTTAAATATAATAAGTAATTCAAAAGATGTTCTACTTGACAACAATATAAAAGAACCAGAAATAAAAATTATTCTAGAAGACAATAAAATACTAATTAAAGATAATGGCCCTGGAATAAATAAAGATATTATAAATAAAGTGTTTGAGCCATATTTTACAACAAAAGATAAAGACAAAGGGACAGGGATGGGTCTTTATATGTCAAAAATGATTATAGAAGATAATATGGGCGGAAAACTATTAGTATCTAACATTCAAAAATCAGACTTAAATGATTGCTATGGTGTTATGTTTACAATTGAAATGCCAACAAAAGAACAAAGAGAGG